A stretch of DNA from Henriciella sp. AS95:
AACTGGATGTCTCCGACACGTTCCAGGTGCGCGCAGCGGCTGACTATTCGCTCGACAAGTCCAATGCCCGCCAGGGCCATCGCCTGCTCGCCGACCGGTTCCCGCCCTTCACTTATCCGGTCCTCGGCGACGTGTTCGACACGCGTGCTGGTCTGGATGTCATTGAACAGCGCGTCGAAGCCTATGGCGGCTCGCTCGTGGCCGAGCTTGAGGTCAATGATAACTGGACGGTCAAGAACATCCTCGCTTACCGCGAAGATGAAAGCACTTCGCCCATCGACTTCGACTCGCTGCCGGAAGCCGATGTGGACGTCCCGGCCATCTATGAGAACGACCAGTTTTCCGAGGAGCTTCAATTCCTCTATTCAGGTGACCGCCTGAACGGTCTGATCGGTTTCTACTATCTCGACGCCAATGCCTCGACCGTGTTCGATGTGCTGCTCGCCGAAACCGGCGCCATTCTCAGCCCTCCACTACCCGGCCTGAACGCGCAGACCTTTGGTGAGGTCGGCACGGAAACCTGGTCGATCTTTGGTGACTTCACCTATGACCTGACAGATCAATGGTCTGTTTCGCTCGGTGGCCGCTACACCGAAGATACACGCACATCGAGAGTGCTTCGCCGCACCTATATTGGCGGCTTCTCGGAGTATTTCGGCGGAGATCCGCTCCTCATCGCAACCACTTCGGATTTCAACGGCGAGGCTGACTATGATGATTTCAGCCCACGCGTTTCGGTTTCCTACAAGCCGACGCCGGATACCAATATCTACGCGACATACTCGCAGGGCTTCAAAGGCGGCTCTTTTGACCCGCGCGGTCAAACGACAGCGGCCGCGGACGTGGACAATGACGGGTCGCTCTCCGAACAGGAAATCTACGACTTCATGCAGTTCGACCCCGAAGAGGTCGACTCCTATGAAATCGGCTATAAGGCAAGCCAGCTCGGCGGTGCTGTAAACTACAGTCTCGCAGCCTTCTATTCCGACTATAAGGACGTCCAGGTTCCCGGCTCCATCGGCGTCGACACCGATGATGACGGCATCGCGGACTCCTTCTCGGGTGTCACCACCAATGCCGGTGCCGCCACGATCTGGGGCGTTGAATTCGAAGGCACAGCCACAGTTGCAGAAGACATGGCCCGCTCTGGCGACCTTCTGAACTTCGGCTGGTCACTCGGCTATCTTGACGCCCAGTTTGACGAGTACATCGACGCTTTCGGCAACAATGTCGCCGATCAGCGCGTCATCCAGAACACGCCGGACTGGACGGCCAATGGCCGCGTTTCCTACGATACGCCATTCGCCGGCGGCAACCTGCTGCTCAACACGCAGCTCTCCTATCGCGGTGACTCCAGCCAGTTCGAAGTGCCTGGCCCACTCGACCAGGAAGCGTTCACCCTCTGGGACGCCAGCGTGCGCTGGGAAACCGAGGATGGCCGCTGGGGCTTCCAGCTCACCGGCAAGAACCTGACCGACGAAGAGTATATCGTCGCCGGCTATGACTTCGTGAACGTGGCGTCACCGCTCGGCATCGAAGGCACGCTGACCGCCTTCTATGGCGATCCGCGTACCGTAACCGCAGGCATAGACTACAAATTCTAGCTTGCGTTTCCTCCCGGCGGATGTGGGCGCTCGACCTGTCGAGCGTCCACATCCCGACCGGCAGAACGCCGCTCATCTCATGACCGACATTCATTACACCTCCGATGATGGCCTGGACCTCTACGCCTGGGCTTACGGCCCGGACACGGCCCCGCTCACCGTGCTGTGCATGCACGGCCTGACGCGTAACCACAAAGACTTCGAGCCGATGATCGAGGCGCTGGGCAGCCCCTATCGCTTCATCGCCGTCGATGTGCGTGGGCGCGGCCGGTCACAGCGCGCCGCTGATCCGGCAACCTACACCCCGGTCCACTATGCCGGCGACATGATCGCCTTGCTGAACCATCTCGGCATCGAAAAGACCGCCCTGATCGGCACGTCCATGGGCGGCCTCATGGCGATGCTGATGGCAAAATCCGTCCCCGAAAAGATTTCAGGCGTGGTTCTCAATGATGTCGGCCCGGTCGTCGAAGCCAAGGGCCTCGCGCGTATCGCCGCCTATGCCGGCGCGCCGGAACCGGTCTCCGACTGGAGCACCGCCGCAGCAAAGACCGCCGCCAGCCAGACCATCGCCTTTCCCGATTACAAAGACGAGGACTGGCTCGCCTTCGCCCGCCGCACCTGGCGCGAAACCGGCGATGGCCAACTCGAACTCGACTATGATGCGCAGATCACCAAGTCGCTCGGCGAGTCCAAGCCCAGCCTGATGCTGCGCTTCGCCATGTGGCGGCTGTTCAACGCGATGAAGCCGTTTCCCCTTCTCGTCACACGCGGCGAAACCTCTGACGTCCTGTCGCCGAAGACCGCAAAACTGATGATCAAGCGCCACCCGGACGGCAAACTCGTCACCATTCCCGGCCGGGGCCACGCCCCCATGCTTGACGAACCGGCCGCGGTCAGCGCCATCTCGCAATTCCTGAAAAAGATCGAGGCACAGTCATGACTACAGGCACAGCGACCAGACCAGGCGCGATTCCGGGCCGCACATGGATGCTCATCGTCCTGACGCTCGTCTATACGTTCAACCATGTCGACCGGCAGATCCTGATCACGGTGATCGAGCCGATCAAGGCTGAGTTCGGCCTCTCGGACGGCCAGATCGGCTGGCTCACCGGCCTCGCCTTCGCGGCCCTCTACGCAACGCTTGGCATCCCCGTTGCCATGTGGGCTGATCGTGGCAATCGCCGCAACATCATCACCATCGCGCTGACCATCTGGTCCGGCATGACGGCGCTGACCGGCTTTGCCCAGAACTTCTGGCATCTCTTCCTCGCCCGCATGGGTGTCGGCATCGGCGAGTCCGGCGGCACACCGCCCGCCACCTCGATGATCGCGGATCTCTACCCCCCACAGCAGCGCGCCTTCGCGCTCGGCGTCTATACGTGCGGCATCGGCTTCGGCATCATGATCGGCTACATTCTCGGCGCTTATGTCTATGCGCATTTCGGCTGGCGTGCGGCCTTCTTCGCCGCCGGCATTCCGGGTCTGATCCTCGCCTGTCTCGTCCGCTTCACCGTCAAGGAGCCGGCGCGCGGCTTCTCCGATGCCAGCCAGCCTGACGAGGACGCACCGGGCTTCCTCGAAACCATGAAGTTCATGTTCGGCCAGCGCAGCTATCTGCTCATCCTGCTCGGCTGCCTGCTCATCTGCATCTCCGCCAACGCCTTCGTCGCCTTCACCTCAAGCTACCTGCAGCGCACCTTCGACCTGCAGCCGCAGGATGTCTCCCTTCCGCTCGGCCTGCTGATCGGCGGTGTCGGCGGGGCCGGCGCGATGATCCTTGGCGTCGTGTGCGACCGGCTTTCCTCGAAGGACCTTCGCTGGCGCCCCTGGATCATCGCCGTCACCAGCGCCGTCGCCCTGCCCTTCGCCTGGATGGTGCTCAGCGCCAAAACCGTCGAGATGGCCTATGTCTGGAACGTGGTGCCGAGCTTCGTCGGCCTCATCTATGCCTCCATCGCTTATACCGCGACGCAGGAGCTGGTGAAAGTCCGCATGCGCTCGGTCGGCGCGGCCTTCACCCTGTTCAGCCTGACCCTGATCGGCATTGGCGGCGGTCCGCTCATCGCCGGTACGATCAGCGACTACTTTCTCGCAGCGGGCCATGAAGCCCCGCTCGCCGACGCACTGAAAGTCATCCTCGGCTTCAATGCGGCCAGCATCGTCTGCCTCTTCTTCGCCGGTCTCGACTATCGCAAGGATGTCGCCCGCGCGATGGCGAAGTCTGGCGCGGTTGAGCCGGCCTAACGCCCTTTGAAGATGGCTCTGCGCTTTTCAAGGAAGGCGCGGTGGCCCTCAATCAGGTCCTCGCTGTGCGTGGCCTTCGAGATCGCCGCTTCGACGAGGCCAAAATCCATGTCCGCCGCTGTGCCCGCCGCATGATTGATTGACGCCTTGGAGGCTGAAACCGATAGCGGCGCATTCGCCGTGATCGTCGCGGCCAGCTCTGCCACACGCGCGTCCAGCCGCCCTTTGGGCACGGCTTCATGAATGACGCCCCACGCAGCGGCCTCATCAGTTCCGAAAATGCTGGCCGTATAGAGTATCTGCTTGGCCCTGGCTGGCCCGACAATGGCGACCAGCATCTCCACGCCGCCATAGGGATAGCCGATGCCAAGCCTGGCTGCCGGAATCCCGAACTTCGACCCCTCGCTCGCAATGCGCAAATCACAGCAGAGCGCCGTCGCCATACCGCCGCCCACGCAGGCCCCGCCGATCATGGCGATTGTCGGCAGCTTGCAATTGGCGATCGCCGCATAAGCGAGCTCTGCATCCTTGCGGAACGCGCCATCATCGCTGGCCTTCTCGACCCGCGTTTCGAACTCTGAAATGTCCGCGCCAGACACAAAGGCCTTGCCGCCCGCCCCGGTCAGGATGACGACCTTCACCTCCGGATCGTCTTCGAACGCTTTCAGGATGACCGGGATGGCCTCCCACATCTCTTTCGATACAGCATTGCGCCGTTCGGGATTGTTGAAGACCAGCCAGCCGGCCCCGCCATCAGCGATGCCGACAAGTTTATCCAGAGACCCGTGGACGGTCCGCCCCTCAGGCATCACCCATTCGCTCATCGCATAGACCTCCCGCTATCACGCCCCGTCCTAAACAGACGGGCGCGCGATGCAAACGGTGATGAACGCCATCGCGCCAACGGGACGCGGCGACCGGCCATCGACCAGGCCATGCCTGTTAGCCGGATGTTCAGTCCGACAGGTTCGCGAAGACTTCAGACGCATTGTAGAGCGACGGGCTGACGCTCGCATCCTTGTCGGAAAGCACGATTTCCAGCACGACAACGGTCGTGTTCCGTTCGGTCTCGATGCCGTCATAGAAGGGGTCGTTCGGCGCCCGCGAAACCGAAGTCGTGCATGCGAGCAGCCCGCAATCACGCTCGACCACCGTATCACGCGACGGATACCGCTCAGTGCGTTCGCTGTCGCGGTTGGTCGATTGCGAGACGACTTCGAACGTGTCGAACCCTTTCTCCAGCGTCAGCTGGGCGGCCCGGCGCAGCGCCAGGGACTGGGCCTCGGCCACATTGTCCTTATTCAGCCGATAGCCGACCTGATAGCGGTTCGCTTCAATCTGTGTGTCGGTATACCCCGAAGACCGGCTGCCCGGGGCCTCGCGATAGGTCTGCGTGCTCGCGCAGGCGCTCATCAGCATGAGCCCTCCTGCAGCCAGAGCCAGTTTCAAATGATGAGTACCCATTGCTTACTCCGTTTCTGCCTGTTTTTTCGTCCATCCGGACTGAATAAGGTCAGCTTCCGCCGAGGTGTCGAGCGGGGCATCACTCATCGCTGTATCGAGAAACGTCTCGATGCTTTGCGAACCTGCCGCGGAAGCTGTTCGATAAGGCCCTTGGGAGGGAGAGGCGGCCTCACCGAAAGTGGCGATGGCTACACGCCAGGCGTCTTCTGCCCGGCAAGCCACCAACCGACCGTCCGTTCTGGACGTATTGATATCGACGACGCGACAGTATTGCTCACCGCTAATGAAGGTGAGACGCGGTGTCGCCACCATCCCGTCGCCGAATTCCGTTTCTGTGCCGCTGGCGGACGCTTCGAGCACGCGCCCGAAGCCGCTATCGGCATAGTAAGTTCCGCTGACCGAATCGACGCTGGCCACCTGGGCCGGGATCGCCGTCGTCATCGACATTGTACCAGCCGCCACCACGACACCCGCTGCGACGGCCCTGTGTTTCTCGATGAAGGCACCCGCCCGCTTCCAGATCGGGAAGGCGACAACGTTCGAAGACTCCTCGGCACTGACAGTGCCCGATTCCAGGTTGTCCATCAGGTCACTGAGGCCAGCACTCATCGGAACATCATCAATCTCGCCCGCCGCCGCGTCGAAATTCGACTGCGCAGCCGCCAGCGCCTCGAGACGCGCGGCAACAGCCTCATCGCCAGCAATCATTGCCTCGGTCTTCGCCATTTCCTCAGGCGAGAGTTCGCCATCGAGGAAGGCGCTGAGGCGAACATCAAGATCTTTCAGGGCATCAGTCATGATAGCCTGTCCTTTCTGCGACCATCGCGCGTGCCCGTCCGAGCCGGCTCATGATCGTTCCAATCGGGGTGTCCAGCATCGCTGCGGCTTCCTTGTAGGAAGCGCCGCCGAGCCCAACCACCGTCATCACTTCGCGGTAGGCATCGGGCAGTTCATCAATGGCTTCGCGTGTCTTCGCCATCATCATCTGGTCGGCCGCGACCGTCTCGCTCGACAGCGTATTGGCCGGCCGCTCCCGCAATTCAGGCACCGCTTCCAGGCGCGTCTTCTTTGCGCGAAGGCCATCGATCCATAAATTGCGGCACACTCTGAACATCCACTTCTTCAATTCGGCATCGTCCGGTAAGCCCCGGTCGAGCACACGTTCAATTACACTCTGCACGAGATCGTCAGCGTCCGCGGCATTGCGCGTGAGCGAGTATGCGAAGCGCCGGACATGCGGCACCGCTTCGACAATCTCATTATTAAGACCAGGCCTGTTAGTCATTTCACCTCATTCACGTCTCGGCTGCGGTTTTATTCCCGGCTGCATGAAATTTTTTTAGAAATGATACGTCTCTACTATACTTAGAAATGTAGAACTGGAGCCGGATATGGCGATAAGCCCCTTCCTCTCACGTCTTGGCGCCCTGTGCGCGGGAACCATGCTTGCCATGATTCCAGCCGCTCACGCACAGCTTCTGCCGGGATTGGCTGACTCGCTGGAACAAACGGTCCGCGACGTCGAACGCACGGTCGAAGACCTCGTAACCGAGCAGATTGGCAACGGTCTCGATGACACGCTCGAACCTGTGGGCGAACTGCTGGAAGGCTTGCCAATTGTTGACGGCATCGGCGAGGTGGCGACTTCAGTCGACGTCGGCAATACGCTTGTCGATACGCTTCAAATCATCGCGCTGGACGACACGCTGGGCCGGACCATCGGACTGGTCGATAATCTCACCACCGCCATTCCGGGCATTTCCCGCCTGCCCATCAATGTTCGCGGCGCACGCCCGATAGAGCTGGACCTCGATCAGGGCTGGCCGGTCGTGCGAAACGAATGGGTGGTGCTCGTCCCATCTGCCCGCGCGGGCGACGTGGAAGACCTCGGCGTTGACATCGTGGAGCGCACGGACCTCTCCGGCGCGGACGAAACGCTGTTTGTCGTGAGCCTCACATCCGACACGCCAACCGCTGAGGCCATTGAGGCAAAGCTCGCCTCGCTCGACGCCTCACCATCAGACCGCAATCACGTCTTTCGGGGCGCGTCAGAGCCGTCCGATCTGGCCAGCGATATTGCCAGGCGGATGAGTTCGACGACCAACGTCGACGCGCCCAGCCCGGACGCACTTCGCATCGGCCTCATCGATACGGACGTCGACGAAACCCACCCTGCCCTGCAAAACATCACGCTTTACGAGGCTGATTTCGTCTCAATGGGAGAGTTTCGTCCGCAGACGCATGGCACCGCCGTCGCGTCCATCCTGGCGGCAAACAATGCGAAAAGCCCTGAGGCGCGGCATGAATTGCTGGCGGCCTCGGCATTCTTCCTGTCCAGCGACGGGACCACAGGCGCAACCTCGGCCAGCCTCATCGAAGCCATTGACTGGCTGCAGGCAAATGGCGCGGCCGTGATTAATGTCAGCCTGACCGGCCCACCCAATCGGGCGCTGGAAGCCATCATCCAGTCGCGGCAAGACGCCGGAACCGTTTTCGTGGCTGCTGTCGGCAATGAAGGCCCCGCCTCCGGTCCGCTCTATCCGGCCGCCTATGACGGCGTTGTCGGCGTCACAGCGGTCGACGCAAAGGGGAAAATCTATCGCTGGGCCAATCGCGGATCATTTGTGGATGTCGCTTCGCTCGGCGTCGATGTTCCCGTTGCAAAGCCTGGCGGCATGGCCACTCGCGACTCCGGCACCAGCTTCGCCGCTCCGATCGTGACCGCCTTTCTCGGCGGCTGGACCAATGCGAGGCGGCTGGAGCCCGGCGCCGCAGACAGTCTCATCCAGGCCTCTGTCCGCTCCCGCCCCAAAGGGGGGCGGGACGACATCTACGGCTATGGGATCCTGTCTCCGACGCGCTAGGCTGCTGGTCTAGAACTCCACCTTCAGGCCGACCTTGCCGACATGTTCGTCATAGTCGGCGCTGTCGAGGTTCGACTGGCGGTCACGATACTTGTAGCCGAAGTCCATCGATACCGGTCCGGCAATCTC
This window harbors:
- a CDS encoding TonB-dependent receptor encodes the protein MKHHTPHIVRLALVSATALTAGLAVHAQDTSTTEEANDQRRFNTVTVTAQRREQNLVDVPVSVSAFDGDLLADLGVADLTEIAKISPNVTLEVSRGTNTTLSAFIRGVGQQDPVAGFEAGVGLYVDDVYLNRPQGAVLDVYDVERVEVLRGPQGTLYGRNTIGGAIKYVTRKLSDTPTYEVNLKAGTYNQFDGIVTTSLPVTDNFRVGASVASLNRDGYGENIITGDENYNKQLFGARLSAELDVSDTFQVRAAADYSLDKSNARQGHRLLADRFPPFTYPVLGDVFDTRAGLDVIEQRVEAYGGSLVAELEVNDNWTVKNILAYREDESTSPIDFDSLPEADVDVPAIYENDQFSEELQFLYSGDRLNGLIGFYYLDANASTVFDVLLAETGAILSPPLPGLNAQTFGEVGTETWSIFGDFTYDLTDQWSVSLGGRYTEDTRTSRVLRRTYIGGFSEYFGGDPLLIATTSDFNGEADYDDFSPRVSVSYKPTPDTNIYATYSQGFKGGSFDPRGQTTAAADVDNDGSLSEQEIYDFMQFDPEEVDSYEIGYKASQLGGAVNYSLAAFYSDYKDVQVPGSIGVDTDDDGIADSFSGVTTNAGAATIWGVEFEGTATVAEDMARSGDLLNFGWSLGYLDAQFDEYIDAFGNNVADQRVIQNTPDWTANGRVSYDTPFAGGNLLLNTQLSYRGDSSQFEVPGPLDQEAFTLWDASVRWETEDGRWGFQLTGKNLTDEEYIVAGYDFVNVASPLGIEGTLTAFYGDPRTVTAGIDYKF
- a CDS encoding alpha/beta hydrolase, coding for MTDIHYTSDDGLDLYAWAYGPDTAPLTVLCMHGLTRNHKDFEPMIEALGSPYRFIAVDVRGRGRSQRAADPATYTPVHYAGDMIALLNHLGIEKTALIGTSMGGLMAMLMAKSVPEKISGVVLNDVGPVVEAKGLARIAAYAGAPEPVSDWSTAAAKTAASQTIAFPDYKDEDWLAFARRTWRETGDGQLELDYDAQITKSLGESKPSLMLRFAMWRLFNAMKPFPLLVTRGETSDVLSPKTAKLMIKRHPDGKLVTIPGRGHAPMLDEPAAVSAISQFLKKIEAQS
- a CDS encoding MFS transporter, with the protein product MTTGTATRPGAIPGRTWMLIVLTLVYTFNHVDRQILITVIEPIKAEFGLSDGQIGWLTGLAFAALYATLGIPVAMWADRGNRRNIITIALTIWSGMTALTGFAQNFWHLFLARMGVGIGESGGTPPATSMIADLYPPQQRAFALGVYTCGIGFGIMIGYILGAYVYAHFGWRAAFFAAGIPGLILACLVRFTVKEPARGFSDASQPDEDAPGFLETMKFMFGQRSYLLILLGCLLICISANAFVAFTSSYLQRTFDLQPQDVSLPLGLLIGGVGGAGAMILGVVCDRLSSKDLRWRPWIIAVTSAVALPFAWMVLSAKTVEMAYVWNVVPSFVGLIYASIAYTATQELVKVRMRSVGAAFTLFSLTLIGIGGGPLIAGTISDYFLAAGHEAPLADALKVILGFNAASIVCLFFAGLDYRKDVARAMAKSGAVEPA
- a CDS encoding enoyl-CoA hydratase, translating into MSEWVMPEGRTVHGSLDKLVGIADGGAGWLVFNNPERRNAVSKEMWEAIPVILKAFEDDPEVKVVILTGAGGKAFVSGADISEFETRVEKASDDGAFRKDAELAYAAIANCKLPTIAMIGGACVGGGMATALCCDLRIASEGSKFGIPAARLGIGYPYGGVEMLVAIVGPARAKQILYTASIFGTDEAAAWGVIHEAVPKGRLDARVAELAATITANAPLSVSASKASINHAAGTAADMDFGLVEAAISKATHSEDLIEGHRAFLEKRRAIFKGR
- a CDS encoding RNA polymerase sigma factor, which produces MTNRPGLNNEIVEAVPHVRRFAYSLTRNAADADDLVQSVIERVLDRGLPDDAELKKWMFRVCRNLWIDGLRAKKTRLEAVPELRERPANTLSSETVAADQMMMAKTREAIDELPDAYREVMTVVGLGGASYKEAAAMLDTPIGTIMSRLGRARAMVAERTGYHD
- a CDS encoding S8 family serine peptidase, with amino-acid sequence MAISPFLSRLGALCAGTMLAMIPAAHAQLLPGLADSLEQTVRDVERTVEDLVTEQIGNGLDDTLEPVGELLEGLPIVDGIGEVATSVDVGNTLVDTLQIIALDDTLGRTIGLVDNLTTAIPGISRLPINVRGARPIELDLDQGWPVVRNEWVVLVPSARAGDVEDLGVDIVERTDLSGADETLFVVSLTSDTPTAEAIEAKLASLDASPSDRNHVFRGASEPSDLASDIARRMSSTTNVDAPSPDALRIGLIDTDVDETHPALQNITLYEADFVSMGEFRPQTHGTAVASILAANNAKSPEARHELLAASAFFLSSDGTTGATSASLIEAIDWLQANGAAVINVSLTGPPNRALEAIIQSRQDAGTVFVAAVGNEGPASGPLYPAAYDGVVGVTAVDAKGKIYRWANRGSFVDVASLGVDVPVAKPGGMATRDSGTSFAAPIVTAFLGGWTNARRLEPGAADSLIQASVRSRPKGGRDDIYGYGILSPTR